A stretch of Corallococcus exiguus DNA encodes these proteins:
- a CDS encoding glycoside hydrolase family 16 protein, with translation MATSTYRTVTAWALVAGLMACAGAPKRAGTVAGAADGWVQVWSDEFDGTEVDASNWRIQTDVHVNNEQQQYTTSPDNVSVSGGTLKLTARMQTANGYPFTSGRVESAGKREFKHGRVEARIKLPVGVGLWPAFWMLGGDIHTAGWPACGELDIMENVGYGDWVSVALHGPGYSGNTPINGRFFPRTPVSDWHEYGVESSPEAIHWYIDGERVKTSTREEVERHGAWAYDKPLFIIFNFAVGGGYPEGVNKAKEPYFGVPQATADLLRNAPQTMEVDWVRVSEKR, from the coding sequence ATGGCGACGAGCACGTACAGGACGGTGACGGCGTGGGCGCTGGTGGCGGGGCTGATGGCGTGCGCGGGGGCGCCGAAGCGCGCGGGAACAGTGGCTGGCGCGGCGGACGGATGGGTCCAGGTGTGGAGTGACGAGTTCGACGGCACGGAGGTGGACGCGAGCAACTGGCGCATCCAGACCGACGTGCACGTGAACAACGAGCAGCAGCAGTACACGACGTCGCCGGACAACGTGTCGGTGAGCGGCGGCACGTTGAAGCTCACGGCGCGGATGCAGACGGCCAACGGATACCCGTTCACGTCGGGCCGGGTGGAGAGCGCGGGCAAGCGGGAGTTCAAGCACGGCCGCGTCGAGGCGCGCATCAAGCTGCCGGTGGGCGTGGGGCTCTGGCCGGCGTTCTGGATGCTGGGCGGAGACATCCACACGGCGGGGTGGCCGGCGTGCGGGGAGCTCGACATCATGGAGAACGTTGGCTACGGCGACTGGGTGTCCGTCGCGTTGCATGGGCCGGGATACAGCGGCAACACGCCCATCAACGGCCGCTTCTTTCCGCGCACGCCGGTGAGCGACTGGCACGAGTACGGCGTGGAGTCGTCGCCGGAGGCCATCCACTGGTACATCGACGGGGAGCGCGTGAAGACGTCCACCCGTGAAGAGGTGGAGCGCCACGGCGCGTGGGCCTACGACAAGCCCCTCTTCATCATCTTCAACTTCGCGGTGGGCGGCGGCTACCCGGAGGGCGTCAACAAGGCGAAGGAGCCGTACTTTGGCGTGCCTCAGGCCACCGCGGACCTGCTGCGCAACGCACCGCAGACCATGGAAGTGGACTGGGTGCGCGTCTCCGAAAAGCGCTGA
- a CDS encoding AAA family ATPase, whose product MAVTVVVVSGPIGAGKTTLAQGLARRFVALHLHSKDFLRKHGGDGSRRTRQELTVALDRETGGRWLADGVLAALRGHGLDAPRLIIVDAASSEAQLDGLRGSPGLRVVHVHLETPEPEQARRDAEPDSFEAAWAHSAERAVHALASLAELVVDTARTPPDAVLVRVASRLGLYGRLGERLVDLIVPGPHDGVDTRPLTAQLAPHYAVLFRPDGPDPRPSREELEDAFARGHHVLVESEGPSASGCIQAAGIAPGRVRRVVLACRSEGRAFDWVGLREAASLNAPTDLALIFAGDLAATNWAARRFDQLTDAARHHLEELERVAGAPVSFLAPSPEARHLIERRPW is encoded by the coding sequence ATGGCGGTCACGGTGGTGGTGGTGTCGGGGCCCATTGGCGCGGGGAAGACGACCCTCGCGCAGGGGCTCGCGCGGCGGTTCGTCGCGCTGCATCTCCACTCGAAGGATTTCCTGCGGAAGCATGGCGGTGACGGTTCCCGGCGCACGCGCCAGGAGTTGACCGTCGCGCTGGACCGCGAAACGGGAGGGCGCTGGCTGGCGGACGGAGTGCTCGCCGCGCTTCGGGGCCACGGCCTGGACGCCCCCAGGCTGATCATCGTGGATGCCGCGAGCAGCGAGGCACAGTTGGACGGCCTGCGCGGAAGCCCAGGGCTCCGCGTCGTGCACGTCCACCTGGAAACGCCGGAACCGGAGCAGGCGCGGCGCGACGCGGAGCCAGACAGTTTCGAAGCGGCCTGGGCGCATTCCGCCGAGCGTGCGGTGCACGCGTTGGCCTCGCTCGCGGAGCTCGTGGTCGACACGGCGAGGACTCCACCCGACGCCGTACTCGTGCGGGTGGCCAGTCGGCTCGGACTTTATGGACGGCTTGGCGAACGGCTCGTGGACCTCATCGTCCCGGGGCCCCATGACGGTGTGGATACGCGGCCCCTCACGGCGCAGCTCGCGCCTCACTACGCCGTGCTGTTTCGACCAGACGGGCCAGACCCGAGACCCTCACGTGAGGAACTGGAGGACGCCTTCGCCCGAGGACACCACGTGCTCGTCGAAAGCGAGGGGCCTTCCGCCAGCGGCTGCATCCAGGCGGCGGGCATCGCGCCGGGGCGGGTGCGGCGGGTGGTCCTGGCGTGCCGCTCGGAAGGCCGCGCGTTCGACTGGGTGGGGCTGCGCGAGGCTGCTTCCCTCAATGCACCCACGGACCTGGCGCTCATATTCGCGGGGGACCTGGCCGCGACCAACTGGGCCGCACGGCGCTTCGACCAGCTCACCGACGCGGCCCGTCACCACCTGGAAGAACTCGAGCGCGTCGCGGGTGCGCCCGTGTCCTTCCTCGCCCCCTCGCCGGAGGCCCGCCACCTCATCGAGCGGCGGCCCTGGTGA